One region of Micromonospora ureilytica genomic DNA includes:
- a CDS encoding SDR family oxidoreductase encodes MRVLVVGGSGLLGRSVCLRGVGAGWSVVGTFHSGEIAVPGVAARRLDVTDRAAVRALVAEVRPDAVVGTPYRYGDWAVTADGAAHVALAAAEVGARLVHVSSDALHAGRQVPYADDEPPTPVHAYGAAKAAAETAVRAIDPGAAVVRTSLIMGEGSKQIQLCRDALAGRATLFSDELRCPVDVADLADAVLELVASSYAGLLNVAGPDAVSRAELGLLVAERDGLDPTGLKTTTSAATGLVRPLDVRLDSSRAAGLLRTRLRGVRELLAP; translated from the coding sequence ATGCGGGTGCTTGTTGTCGGGGGTAGTGGGTTACTCGGGCGGTCGGTCTGTCTCCGGGGCGTCGGGGCCGGGTGGTCGGTTGTCGGGACCTTTCACTCCGGTGAGATCGCCGTGCCGGGGGTTGCGGCACGTCGGCTGGACGTGACCGACCGGGCCGCCGTGCGCGCGCTGGTCGCCGAGGTGCGGCCGGACGCCGTGGTCGGCACCCCCTATCGGTACGGGGACTGGGCGGTCACCGCCGACGGTGCCGCCCACGTGGCGCTCGCCGCCGCCGAGGTGGGTGCCCGGCTGGTGCACGTGTCCAGTGACGCGCTGCACGCCGGTCGACAGGTGCCGTACGCCGACGACGAACCACCCACGCCGGTGCACGCGTACGGTGCCGCGAAGGCCGCCGCCGAGACCGCCGTGCGGGCGATCGATCCGGGCGCGGCCGTGGTGCGGACCTCCCTGATCATGGGGGAGGGCAGCAAGCAGATCCAGCTCTGCCGGGACGCGCTCGCCGGCCGGGCCACCCTGTTCAGCGACGAACTGCGCTGCCCGGTCGACGTCGCCGACCTGGCCGACGCCGTGCTGGAATTGGTCGCCTCGTCGTACGCCGGTCTGCTCAACGTGGCCGGCCCGGACGCGGTCAGCCGGGCGGAACTGGGCCTGTTGGTCGCCGAGCGGGATGGCCTGGACCCGACCGGGTTGAAGACCACCACCAGCGCGGCCACCGGCCTGGTCCGCCCCCTCGACGTACGCCTCGACAGCTCTCGCGCCGCCGGCCTGCTGCGGACCCGACTGCGGGGGGTACGCGAACTCCTGGCACCCTGA
- the aspS gene encoding aspartate--tRNA ligase, with amino-acid sequence MIRTHNAGSLRAADAGSTVTLAGWVARRRDHGGVIFVDLRDGSGVVQVVFREEDAHALRNEFCVKVVGEVTRRPDGNENPELPTGEVEVTAVELEVLSEAAPLPLPVDDQVEAGDDIRLRYRYLDLRRSGPANALRLRSRASQLARGVLHERDFLEIETPTLTRSTPEGARDFLVPVRLQPGSWYALPQSPQLFKQLLMVGGMERYYQIARCYRDEDFRADRQPEFTQLDIEMSFVTEDDVIDLGEAIVSSLWKDLAGHEITRPIPRITWHDAMARYGSDKPDLRYGVELTELTEYLRGTEFRVFAGAIDAGGYVGAVVMPGGAAQSRKELDGWQDWAKARGARGLAYVVLDAETGEARGPVAKNLSAEHLGGLADAVGAKPGDAVFFAASATTREAQELLGAARVEIAKRSGLIDESAWAFCWVVDAPMFERTDEGGWTAVHHPFTSPNSEWVDRFEEAPDRALAYAYDIVCNGNEIGGGSIRIHRGDVQKRVFDLLGITPEEAQDKFGFLLEAFKYGAPPHGGIAFGWDRVCMLLAGADSIREVIAFPKTRGGFDPLTSAPTPITAQQRTEAGIDAKPKPAPAAHAGTAGPAAPVADPV; translated from the coding sequence GTGATCCGTACCCACAATGCCGGAAGCCTGCGCGCCGCGGACGCCGGCTCGACGGTGACGCTCGCCGGCTGGGTTGCCCGCCGCCGTGACCACGGCGGGGTCATCTTCGTCGACCTGCGCGACGGCTCCGGTGTTGTCCAGGTGGTGTTCCGCGAGGAGGACGCGCACGCGCTGCGCAACGAGTTCTGCGTGAAGGTCGTCGGCGAGGTGACCCGCCGGCCGGACGGCAACGAGAACCCGGAGCTGCCCACCGGCGAGGTCGAGGTGACAGCGGTCGAGCTGGAGGTGCTCTCCGAGGCGGCGCCGCTGCCGCTCCCGGTGGACGACCAGGTCGAGGCCGGCGACGACATCCGACTCCGGTACCGCTACCTGGACCTGCGCCGCAGTGGCCCGGCGAACGCGCTGCGGCTGCGCTCGCGCGCCAGCCAGCTCGCCCGGGGCGTGCTGCACGAGCGGGACTTCCTGGAGATCGAGACGCCGACGCTGACCCGCTCGACGCCGGAGGGCGCCCGCGACTTCCTGGTGCCGGTGCGCCTGCAGCCCGGCAGCTGGTATGCGCTGCCGCAGTCGCCGCAGCTGTTCAAGCAGCTACTGATGGTCGGCGGCATGGAGCGGTACTACCAGATCGCCCGCTGCTACCGCGACGAGGACTTCCGCGCCGACCGGCAGCCGGAGTTCACCCAGCTCGACATCGAGATGTCGTTCGTCACCGAGGACGACGTGATCGACCTTGGCGAGGCGATCGTCTCGTCACTCTGGAAGGACCTGGCCGGGCACGAGATCACCCGACCGATCCCGCGGATCACCTGGCACGACGCGATGGCCCGGTACGGCTCGGACAAGCCGGACCTGCGCTACGGCGTCGAGCTGACCGAGCTGACCGAGTACCTGCGCGGCACCGAGTTCCGGGTCTTCGCCGGGGCGATCGACGCCGGCGGCTACGTCGGCGCGGTGGTGATGCCGGGCGGCGCGGCGCAGAGCCGCAAGGAGTTGGACGGCTGGCAGGACTGGGCGAAGGCGCGTGGCGCCCGCGGCCTGGCGTACGTGGTGTTGGACGCCGAGACCGGCGAGGCGCGCGGCCCGGTGGCGAAGAACCTCTCCGCCGAGCACCTGGGCGGGCTCGCCGACGCGGTCGGCGCCAAGCCGGGTGACGCGGTCTTCTTCGCGGCGAGCGCCACCACCCGGGAGGCACAGGAGCTGCTCGGGGCGGCCCGCGTCGAGATCGCCAAGCGGTCCGGTCTGATCGACGAGAGCGCCTGGGCGTTCTGCTGGGTGGTCGACGCGCCGATGTTCGAACGCACGGACGAGGGCGGATGGACGGCTGTGCACCACCCGTTCACCTCGCCGAACTCGGAGTGGGTCGACCGGTTCGAGGAGGCTCCGGACCGGGCCCTGGCGTACGCGTACGACATCGTCTGCAACGGCAACGAGATCGGCGGCGGGTCGATCCGTATCCACAGGGGTGACGTGCAGAAGCGGGTCTTCGACCTGCTCGGCATCACTCCCGAGGAGGCGCAGGACAAGTTCGGCTTCCTGCTGGAGGCGTTCAAGTACGGCGCCCCGCCGCACGGCGGCATCGCCTTCGGCTGGGACCGGGTCTGCATGCTGCTCGCCGGTGCCGACTCCATCCGTGAGGTCATCGCCTTCCCGAAGACCCGTGGTGGCTTCGACCCGCTGACCAGCGCCCCCACCCCGATCACCGCCCAGCAGCGCACCGAGGCCGGCATCGACGCCAAGCCCAAGCCAGCGCCCGCCGCCCACGCAGGAACGGCAGGCCCCGCAGCCCCGGTAGCAGACCCAGTCTGA
- a CDS encoding DUF998 domain-containing protein, whose translation MRPVPNWAVATAAAAPVLLVAGWTVAQARQPVGYDPVRDTISELAGQDATDAWIMVVALVLLGCCYLSVAAVLHAAGLPSRFLLAIGGVATIALVAFPRPPVGGSLSHGIAATVAVLALVLWPAGSALRLPRGHDTAHPTRPEPPWAFRRAVGLSATLVLLALFGWCAFEVTSGSRTGLAERVTAVAVSLWPLLAVVSARQAHLAWSTGGTVRVGTDLPTIGVVPPDPLGPPSGPAPGRPDRLP comes from the coding sequence ATGCGGCCCGTACCGAACTGGGCCGTCGCCACGGCGGCGGCGGCGCCCGTGCTGCTGGTGGCCGGTTGGACAGTGGCGCAGGCCCGACAACCCGTCGGGTACGACCCGGTCCGGGACACCATCAGCGAGCTGGCTGGGCAGGACGCCACCGATGCCTGGATCATGGTGGTGGCCCTGGTGCTGCTCGGCTGCTGTTACCTGTCGGTCGCCGCCGTCCTGCACGCGGCCGGGCTGCCCAGCCGCTTCCTGCTCGCGATCGGTGGCGTGGCCACCATCGCGCTTGTCGCCTTTCCCCGGCCGCCGGTCGGCGGCTCGCTCAGCCACGGCATCGCGGCGACGGTGGCGGTCCTCGCCCTGGTGCTCTGGCCGGCCGGCTCGGCACTGCGGCTGCCGCGCGGCCACGACACCGCGCACCCCACCCGACCGGAGCCGCCCTGGGCGTTCCGCCGGGCGGTGGGGCTGAGCGCCACGCTCGTGCTGCTGGCGCTCTTCGGCTGGTGCGCGTTCGAGGTGACCAGCGGATCCCGCACCGGATTGGCCGAGCGGGTGACGGCGGTGGCGGTCTCCCTCTGGCCCCTACTGGCGGTTGTCTCCGCCCGGCAGGCGCACCTCGCCTGGTCGACCGGCGGCACCGTACGCGTCGGCACGGACCTGCCGACCATCGGCGTCGTACCCCCGGATCCTCTCGGCCCACCGAGTGGGCCCGCTCCCGGGCGACCCGACCGACTTCCGTGA
- a CDS encoding DUF998 domain-containing protein, which produces MSAVPRWALLSAGGAPLFLIGGWTLAQAAQSDGFDPVRQTISALAATGADHRWIMTIGLAGLGLCHLTTALGLVSAAPAGRGLLALGGLATLVLVAFPQNPGGGSTTHAVAAGVAFGALAVWPALAVPRRATPSLDREHRHPPAPVRRVALTAAALLLGLVGWFGVEFFTDGTWIGLTERLAAAAEAGVPLAAVLVSRRRPKPSGTG; this is translated from the coding sequence ATGTCCGCCGTTCCCCGTTGGGCCCTGCTGTCCGCCGGCGGCGCACCGCTGTTCCTCATCGGCGGCTGGACACTGGCGCAGGCCGCCCAGTCCGACGGATTCGACCCGGTGCGGCAGACCATCAGCGCGCTCGCCGCCACCGGTGCGGACCATCGCTGGATCATGACGATCGGGCTGGCCGGGCTCGGCCTCTGTCACCTGACGACCGCGCTCGGCCTGGTCAGCGCCGCGCCTGCGGGCCGAGGGCTGCTCGCGCTGGGTGGGCTGGCGACCCTGGTCCTGGTCGCGTTCCCGCAGAACCCGGGCGGCGGCTCGACGACGCACGCCGTGGCCGCAGGTGTGGCGTTCGGGGCGTTGGCCGTCTGGCCGGCCCTGGCGGTGCCCCGTCGAGCGACGCCGTCCCTCGACCGGGAGCACCGGCACCCGCCGGCTCCCGTACGCCGGGTGGCGCTCACGGCGGCGGCGCTCCTCCTCGGGCTGGTCGGCTGGTTCGGCGTCGAGTTCTTCACCGACGGAACATGGATCGGGCTGACGGAGCGGCTGGCGGCGGCGGCCGAGGCGGGCGTACCGCTGGCCGCCGTGCTGGTCTCCCGGCGGCGGCCGAAACCGTCCGGGACCGGCTGA
- a CDS encoding S1 family peptidase, with protein sequence MRPTRSSFRVAATVAVSGTLVVGSLIGAPAQAAPAASPDTAAAISAELGDRSAGSYIDASGKSVVTVTDAAAASKASKAGAVVRYVTRGAAELNRATVDLERSAKIPGTAWWSDPVTNQVVVSVDSTVTGAKLERVKAAAARANGAVRVEAEAGVLSTRISGGQAIYAGGGGRCSLGFNVRSGSTYYFLTAGHCTNISASWYSNSAQTALLGTRTGTSFPGNDYGIVRHNNSANAAGNVYLYNGSYRDITGAGNASVGQSVQRSGSTTGLRGGTVNGTNATVNYAEGSVSGLIRTNVCAEPGDSGGSLFAGGTALGMTSGGSGNCRTGGTTYFQPVTEALSRYGVSVF encoded by the coding sequence ATGCGACCCACGAGGTCCTCATTCCGTGTTGCGGCTACAGTCGCCGTTTCCGGAACCCTGGTCGTCGGCTCGCTCATCGGCGCGCCCGCTCAGGCCGCTCCCGCCGCGTCGCCCGACACCGCCGCCGCGATCTCCGCGGAACTCGGCGACCGTTCCGCCGGCTCGTACATCGACGCCAGCGGCAAATCCGTCGTCACGGTGACCGACGCGGCCGCTGCCAGCAAGGCGAGCAAGGCCGGCGCCGTCGTCCGCTACGTCACCCGCGGCGCCGCCGAGCTCAACCGGGCCACGGTCGACCTGGAGCGCTCCGCGAAGATTCCAGGCACCGCCTGGTGGAGCGACCCGGTCACCAACCAGGTCGTCGTCTCCGTCGACAGCACCGTCACCGGGGCCAAGCTGGAGCGGGTCAAGGCCGCCGCCGCGCGGGCCAACGGCGCGGTCCGGGTCGAGGCCGAGGCGGGCGTGCTGAGCACCCGGATCTCCGGCGGCCAGGCCATCTACGCCGGCGGCGGCGGGCGTTGCTCGCTCGGCTTCAACGTGCGCAGTGGCAGCACCTACTACTTCCTGACGGCCGGGCACTGCACCAACATCTCGGCCAGCTGGTACTCGAACTCCGCCCAGACCGCGCTGCTCGGCACCCGTACCGGCACCAGCTTCCCGGGCAACGACTACGGCATCGTGCGGCACAACAACTCGGCCAACGCCGCCGGCAACGTCTACCTCTACAACGGCAGCTACCGGGACATCACCGGCGCTGGTAACGCCTCCGTCGGCCAGTCGGTGCAGCGCTCCGGCAGCACCACCGGCCTGCGCGGCGGCACGGTGAACGGGACAAACGCCACTGTGAACTACGCCGAGGGCTCGGTCTCCGGTCTGATCCGCACCAACGTCTGCGCCGAGCCGGGCGACAGCGGCGGCTCGCTGTTCGCCGGCGGCACCGCCCTGGGCATGACCTCCGGTGGTAGCGGCAACTGCCGCACCGGTGGCACGACCTACTTCCAGCCGGTCACCGAGGCGCTCAGCCGCTACGGCGTGAGCGTCTTCTGA
- a CDS encoding winged helix-turn-helix transcriptional regulator: MRPAALDWSVENCTIARAMEILGERWTLVVLREVFTGVRRFDDMRVRTGIPRQVLTNRLASMVEQGVLSREPYREPGSRLRHEYRLTEKGLDLWPVLVAVLGWGDRYLADAEGPPLSVTHRDCGAEVRAELRCVDGHDVGRPRDVVPSPGPGARRRTP, translated from the coding sequence ATGCGACCCGCGGCTCTGGACTGGTCAGTGGAGAACTGCACCATCGCCCGCGCGATGGAGATCCTCGGTGAGCGGTGGACGCTTGTGGTCCTCCGCGAGGTGTTCACCGGCGTACGCCGCTTCGACGACATGCGGGTGCGCACCGGCATTCCGCGTCAGGTGCTGACCAACCGGCTCGCCAGCATGGTGGAGCAGGGCGTGTTGAGTCGCGAACCGTACCGGGAGCCCGGCAGTCGGCTGCGCCACGAGTACCGGCTGACGGAGAAGGGCCTGGATCTGTGGCCGGTCCTGGTCGCCGTCCTCGGATGGGGCGACCGGTATCTCGCCGACGCGGAGGGTCCGCCGCTCAGCGTCACCCACCGCGACTGCGGCGCCGAGGTGCGCGCCGAACTGCGCTGCGTCGACGGGCACGACGTGGGCCGGCCACGTGACGTGGTGCCCAGTCCGGGCCCCGGCGCCCGTCGCCGTACCCCCTGA
- a CDS encoding PaaI family thioesterase — protein sequence MTQTQEPVRSRTFSWADPSVNAAQVGQRGGLDMLRAMIAGELAAPPVMHLLDMSRMEADEGRVVVELTPQEFHYNPLGSVHGGVLSTLLDTAAACAVHTTLPAGVGYTSLDLNVKFLRPVTVDSGTLRCEGTVLQRGRRTALAEARITDASARLIAHATSTCLLLPLP from the coding sequence ATGACGCAGACGCAGGAACCAGTGCGCAGCCGTACCTTCTCCTGGGCGGACCCGTCGGTCAACGCCGCCCAGGTCGGTCAACGTGGCGGCCTCGACATGCTCCGGGCGATGATCGCCGGCGAACTGGCCGCGCCGCCGGTGATGCACCTTCTCGACATGAGCCGGATGGAAGCCGACGAGGGTCGGGTCGTCGTCGAGTTGACCCCGCAGGAGTTCCACTACAACCCGCTCGGCAGCGTCCACGGTGGCGTGCTCTCGACCCTGCTGGACACCGCCGCGGCGTGCGCCGTGCACACCACCCTGCCCGCCGGCGTCGGCTACACCTCGCTGGACCTCAACGTGAAGTTCCTCCGCCCGGTCACCGTCGACAGCGGCACCCTGCGCTGCGAGGGCACGGTGCTGCAACGCGGCCGCCGCACGGCCCTGGCCGAGGCCCGCATCACCGACGCCAGCGCCCGCCTGATAGCCCACGCCACCAGCACCTGCCTCCTCCTCCCCCTCCCCTAA
- a CDS encoding acyl-ACP desaturase produces MTVSTTLSQTALLVELEPVVERNLDRHLSLAKEWFPHEYVPWSEGRTFDGPLGGEAWSPTDSTIPDVARTALIVNLLTEDNLPSYHHEIATLFGRDGAWGTWVHRWTAEEGRHGVAIRDYLTVSRAVDPVALERARMTHMSEGYTNAHGDEVLHSLAYVSFQELATRISHRNTGKATGDPACEALLARVAADENLHMVFYRNLLAASFELAPSQAMRAVADVVADFQMPGSGIEGFARKSVAIALAGIYDLRQHRDDVLQPVLRQWDVFNVTGLNADGEAAREQLAAQLENLDRAANRFEEKRDARAARLALR; encoded by the coding sequence CGCGCTGCTCGTCGAGTTGGAGCCGGTTGTCGAACGCAACCTGGACCGCCACCTCTCGCTCGCCAAGGAGTGGTTCCCGCACGAGTACGTGCCGTGGAGCGAAGGGCGCACCTTCGACGGGCCGCTCGGCGGCGAGGCGTGGTCGCCGACCGACTCCACCATCCCGGACGTGGCCCGCACCGCGCTGATCGTGAACCTGCTGACCGAGGACAACCTGCCCTCGTACCACCACGAGATCGCCACCCTGTTCGGTCGCGACGGCGCGTGGGGCACCTGGGTGCACAGGTGGACCGCCGAGGAGGGTCGGCACGGCGTCGCGATCCGCGACTACCTGACCGTCAGCCGGGCGGTCGACCCGGTGGCGTTGGAGCGGGCCCGGATGACGCACATGTCGGAGGGCTACACCAACGCCCACGGCGACGAGGTGCTGCACTCACTGGCGTACGTCTCGTTCCAGGAACTGGCCACCCGAATCTCGCACCGCAACACCGGCAAGGCCACCGGCGACCCCGCCTGCGAGGCGCTGCTGGCCCGGGTGGCCGCCGACGAGAACCTGCACATGGTCTTCTACCGCAACCTGCTCGCGGCCTCGTTCGAGCTGGCCCCGAGCCAGGCCATGCGGGCCGTCGCCGACGTGGTGGCCGACTTCCAGATGCCGGGTAGCGGCATCGAGGGCTTCGCCCGCAAGTCGGTGGCGATCGCCCTGGCCGGCATCTACGACCTGCGCCAGCACCGCGACGACGTGCTGCAGCCGGTCCTGCGCCAGTGGGACGTCTTCAACGTGACAGGCCTCAACGCCGACGGCGAGGCCGCCCGCGAGCAGCTTGCCGCCCAGCTGGAGAACCTGGACCGCGCCGCGAACCGCTTCGAGGAAAAGCGCGACGCCCGAGCCGCCCGCCTAGCCCTCCGCTAA